A single window of Streptomyces xanthii DNA harbors:
- a CDS encoding NUDIX hydrolase, giving the protein MSLYDDAVLVLKRYEDQPELRQGYLDHLAEHGDAGMWKPCTAGHLTASALVIDPARGRVLLTLHKKLQMWLQMGGHCEPGDATLEAAALREATEESGIPGLTLLPGGPVRLDRHPIPGPCTQHLDVQYAALAPADATEAISDESLDLRWFPYDEVAGVADRSVVRLVEATRARL; this is encoded by the coding sequence GTGAGTCTGTACGACGACGCGGTCCTCGTCCTGAAGCGCTACGAGGACCAGCCGGAGCTGCGCCAGGGCTACCTGGACCACCTCGCCGAGCACGGTGACGCGGGGATGTGGAAGCCGTGCACGGCGGGGCACCTGACGGCCAGCGCCCTGGTGATCGACCCCGCGCGCGGCCGGGTGCTGCTCACGCTCCACAAGAAGCTGCAGATGTGGCTCCAGATGGGCGGGCACTGCGAGCCGGGCGACGCGACGCTGGAGGCGGCCGCGCTGCGCGAGGCGACCGAGGAGTCCGGCATCCCGGGCCTCACGCTGCTGCCCGGCGGCCCGGTCCGCCTCGACCGGCATCCGATCCCCGGCCCGTGCACCCAGCACCTGGACGTCCAGTACGCGGCGCTCGCCCCGGCGGACGCCACGGAGGCGATCAGTGACGAGTCGCTGGACCTGCGCTGGTTCCCGTACGACGAGGTGGCCGGCGTGGCCGACAGGTCGGTGGTGCGCCTGGTGGAGGCGACACGGGCGCGGCTGTGA
- a CDS encoding YlbL family protein — protein sequence MPRRTATMLASTLMLIALLCAGVLIKVPYAEMSPGPTVNTLADHDGEPVIQISGHKTYETSGHLNMTTVRVTSADYNMNLVSAVYGWVAHDSIVVPHDTLYPDGQTEEQSSQENAEEFSQSQESAKVAALNELDIPVKSWVIVSTVVKDSPSEGRLHAGDVIKAVDGTKVTQPSDVAKLVTKHEPGEDVDFTIVPVKEAAAAEKEGKVATRTEQVTIKTDKADDGRAIVGIQAGTDHTFPFQIDIKLADVGGPSAGLMFALGIVDKLTPSDLTGGKFVAGTGTIDDAGKVGPIGGIQMKTVGARAKGAEYFLTPKDNCATAAKDTPDGLTLVKVDTIDDAMDALKDIRSGKTADLPRCTAK from the coding sequence ATGCCACGCCGCACCGCGACGATGCTCGCCTCGACCCTGATGCTGATCGCGCTGCTCTGCGCAGGGGTGCTCATCAAAGTTCCCTACGCGGAGATGTCCCCGGGCCCGACGGTGAACACCCTCGCGGACCACGACGGCGAACCCGTGATCCAGATCTCCGGTCACAAGACGTACGAGACGTCCGGGCACCTGAACATGACGACGGTCCGCGTCACCAGCGCCGACTACAACATGAACCTGGTGTCGGCGGTCTACGGATGGGTCGCACACGACAGCATCGTGGTGCCGCACGACACGCTCTACCCGGACGGCCAGACCGAGGAGCAGTCCTCGCAGGAGAACGCCGAGGAGTTCAGCCAGTCCCAGGAGAGCGCCAAGGTCGCCGCCCTGAACGAGCTGGACATCCCGGTGAAGTCCTGGGTGATCGTCTCCACCGTCGTCAAGGACAGCCCCTCCGAGGGCCGGCTGCACGCCGGTGACGTCATCAAGGCCGTCGACGGCACGAAGGTCACCCAGCCCTCGGACGTCGCCAAGCTCGTCACCAAGCACGAGCCGGGCGAGGACGTCGACTTCACGATCGTGCCCGTCAAGGAGGCGGCCGCCGCCGAGAAGGAGGGCAAGGTGGCGACCCGTACGGAGCAGGTGACGATCAAGACGGACAAGGCCGACGACGGCCGCGCGATCGTCGGCATCCAGGCCGGCACCGACCACACCTTCCCGTTCCAGATCGACATCAAGCTCGCCGACGTCGGCGGGCCCAGCGCCGGCCTCATGTTCGCCCTCGGCATCGTCGACAAGCTCACGCCCTCGGACCTCACCGGCGGCAAGTTCGTCGCCGGCACGGGAACGATCGACGACGCCGGCAAGGTCGGCCCGATCGGCGGCATCCAGATGAAGACCGTCGGCGCGCGCGCGAAGGGCGCCGAGTACTTCCTGACGCCGAAGGACAACTGCGCGACGGCGGCCAAGGACACCCCGGACGGCCTCACGCTCGTCAAGGTCGACACCATCGACGACGCGATGGACGCCCTCAAGGACATCCGCAGCGGCAAGACCGCCGACCTGCCGCGCTGCACCGCCAAGTAG
- a CDS encoding PPA1309 family protein, which yields MSNTPMAASPLTRAVLEIDEYASGLGWDQPARLFALVDTAALRAQEPALAAQLGLEGEQEAPGLTPIEQDEVPADKPLDEFLGTIAWPDAVAGCALTVERLMLPPSAEASVPEGLSDKKLAKWVAEHPDRQEVRMTVAVLRDGTRESALRLREKDSSTEVLTGSKLVPGLAEALSATFAD from the coding sequence ATGTCCAACACTCCCATGGCAGCGAGCCCCCTCACCCGGGCCGTCCTCGAGATCGACGAGTACGCCTCCGGCCTCGGCTGGGACCAGCCCGCTCGCCTCTTCGCCCTTGTCGACACGGCCGCGCTGCGCGCCCAGGAACCCGCTCTCGCCGCCCAGCTCGGTCTCGAGGGCGAGCAGGAGGCCCCCGGCCTCACCCCGATCGAGCAGGACGAGGTTCCTGCCGACAAGCCGCTGGACGAGTTCCTCGGCACCATCGCGTGGCCCGACGCCGTCGCCGGCTGCGCCCTGACCGTCGAGCGGCTGATGCTTCCGCCGTCCGCCGAGGCGTCCGTCCCGGAGGGCCTGAGCGACAAGAAGCTCGCCAAGTGGGTCGCCGAGCACCCCGACCGCCAGGAGGTCCGGATGACCGTCGCGGTGCTGCGCGACGGCACGCGCGAGTCGGCGCTGCGGCTGCGCGAGAAGGACTCGTCCACGGAGGTCCTCACGGGCTCCAAGCTGGTCCCCGGTCTCGCCGAGGCCCTGTCGGCGACCTTCGCCGACTGA
- a CDS encoding zinc-dependent metalloprotease, which translates to MSDTPFGFGLPPEEPDDGDEGKKKDQQGGGGQGPANPFGFGFPGGPGGAGGDNPFAAMFGSMNPNDLGAAFQQLGQMLSYEGGPVNWDMAKDIARQTVSQGTQDGVKDASVGPAERTAVEEAVRLADLWLDDATSLPSGAASAVAWSRAEWVEATLPVWKELVDPVAERVGMAMGDVLPEEMQAMAGPLIGMMRSMGGAMFGSQIGQALGTLAGEVVGSTDIGLPLIPAGKAALLPLNIESFGKDLSVPMEEVRLYLALREAAHQRLFAHVPWLRSHLFGAVDGYARGIKVDTTKLEDVVGQFDPQNPEQIQEALQQGMFQPEDTPEQKAALARLETALALVEGWVDAVVHAAAKPRLASADALRETLRRRRATGGPAEQTFATLIGLELRPRRLRDASRLWASLTDARGVDGRDGLWAHPDMLPTASDLDDPDGFVHHEQLDFSELDKMLGDAASGSAGKPNLSKDEEPGKGTDAAQDDQGEGDGDK; encoded by the coding sequence GTGAGTGACACCCCATTCGGTTTCGGCCTTCCGCCGGAGGAGCCGGACGACGGCGACGAGGGCAAGAAGAAGGACCAGCAGGGCGGTGGCGGTCAGGGACCGGCCAACCCCTTCGGATTCGGGTTCCCGGGCGGTCCGGGCGGCGCGGGCGGGGACAACCCGTTCGCGGCGATGTTCGGCTCGATGAATCCGAACGACCTGGGGGCGGCCTTCCAGCAGCTCGGCCAGATGCTTTCCTACGAGGGCGGGCCGGTGAACTGGGACATGGCCAAGGACATCGCCCGCCAGACCGTCTCGCAGGGCACGCAGGACGGTGTGAAGGACGCGAGCGTGGGTCCCGCCGAGCGCACCGCGGTCGAGGAGGCCGTGCGCCTGGCCGACCTGTGGCTCGACGACGCGACGTCGCTGCCCTCGGGCGCCGCCTCGGCCGTGGCCTGGAGCCGCGCCGAGTGGGTCGAGGCGACCCTCCCGGTGTGGAAGGAGCTCGTCGACCCGGTCGCCGAGCGCGTCGGCATGGCCATGGGCGACGTGCTGCCCGAGGAGATGCAGGCCATGGCAGGCCCGCTGATCGGCATGATGCGCTCCATGGGCGGCGCCATGTTCGGTTCGCAGATCGGCCAGGCCCTGGGCACGCTCGCCGGCGAGGTCGTCGGGTCCACCGACATCGGCCTGCCGCTGATCCCGGCGGGCAAGGCCGCGCTGCTCCCGCTGAACATCGAGTCCTTCGGCAAGGACCTGAGCGTCCCCATGGAGGAGGTGCGCCTCTACCTGGCGCTGCGCGAGGCCGCCCACCAGCGGCTCTTCGCGCACGTGCCGTGGCTGCGCTCGCACCTGTTCGGCGCGGTGGACGGCTACGCGCGGGGCATCAAGGTCGACACCACGAAGCTGGAGGACGTGGTCGGCCAGTTCGATCCGCAGAACCCGGAGCAGATCCAGGAAGCACTCCAGCAGGGCATGTTCCAGCCGGAGGACACGCCGGAGCAGAAGGCGGCCCTCGCCCGTCTGGAGACGGCTCTGGCGCTCGTCGAGGGCTGGGTCGACGCGGTCGTCCACGCGGCCGCGAAGCCCCGTCTGGCGTCCGCCGACGCGCTGCGCGAGACGCTGCGCCGCCGCCGGGCCACCGGCGGCCCGGCCGAGCAGACGTTCGCGACGCTGATCGGTCTGGAGCTGCGCCCGCGCCGCCTGCGGGACGCCTCGCGCCTGTGGGCCTCGCTCACGGACGCGCGCGGGGTCGACGGCCGTGACGGCCTGTGGGCGCACCCGGACATGCTGCCGACGGCGTCCGACCTGGACGACCCGGACGGCTTCGTGCACCACGAGCAGCTGGACTTCTCCGAGCTGGACAAGATGCTCGGTGACGCCGCGTCCGGCTCCGCCGGAAAGCCGAACCTGTCGAAGGACGAGGAGCCCGGCAAGGGCACCGACGCCGCGCAGGACGACCAGGGTGAGGGCGACGGCGACAAGTGA
- a CDS encoding molybdenum cofactor biosynthesis protein MoaE, with amino-acid sequence MAPTTHDHPGEQAAHDPIKLLAVRETPLSVDEVFRAVGDDAAGGTTLFVGTVRNHDGGADVDKLGYSCHPTAEAEMRRIADKVVAEYPVRALAAVHRIGDLAVGDIAVVVAVSCPHRGEAFEACRKLIDDLKHEVPIWKHQTFSDGTEEWVGAC; translated from the coding sequence ATGGCACCCACGACGCACGACCACCCTGGTGAGCAGGCGGCACACGACCCCATCAAGCTGCTCGCCGTCCGCGAGACCCCGCTCTCCGTCGACGAGGTCTTCCGGGCCGTCGGCGACGACGCCGCGGGCGGCACCACGCTCTTCGTGGGCACCGTGCGCAACCACGACGGCGGTGCCGACGTGGACAAGCTCGGGTACTCCTGTCACCCGACCGCCGAGGCCGAGATGCGGCGCATCGCGGACAAGGTCGTCGCCGAGTACCCCGTACGGGCGCTCGCGGCCGTGCACCGGATCGGCGACCTGGCCGTCGGCGACATCGCCGTCGTCGTCGCCGTGTCCTGCCCCCACCGCGGCGAGGCCTTCGAGGCCTGCCGCAAGCTGATCGACGACCTCAAGCACGAGGTGCCGATCTGGAAGCACCAGACCTTTTCGGACGGTACGGAAGAGTGGGTGGGAGCCTGCTGA
- a CDS encoding SDR family oxidoreductase: MSSPDPQVRAARNPSTSPAARGPVVAVTGAASGVGALLTERLAASDEIKQVLAIDERRGECAAATWHILDVRDPAIAEKLRGADVVVHLALDLDLESDPAARTAYNVRGTQTVLTAAAAAGVHRVVLCTSAMVYGALEDNELPLSEDAELRATAEATGVGDLLEIERLAKRAPRAHPGLNVTVVRPAVLVGGMDTALTRYFESPRLLVVAGSRPAWQFCHVEDLCSALEYAVLEKVEGELAVGCEGWLEQEEVEELSGIRRMELPSAVALGAAARLHRIGLTPSPAGDLAYTMYPWVVSGSRLHDAGWRPGWTNEEVLAELLEEVAGRHTVAGRRLGRKDATAAGAAGATVALLGAAAAVRRVRKARRRI; encoded by the coding sequence GTGAGTTCCCCAGATCCGCAGGTTCGCGCAGCGCGAAACCCCTCAACCAGTCCGGCCGCGCGCGGCCCCGTCGTCGCGGTCACCGGTGCCGCGTCCGGCGTCGGCGCCCTGCTCACGGAGCGGCTCGCCGCGTCGGACGAGATCAAGCAGGTGCTCGCCATCGACGAGCGGCGTGGTGAGTGCGCCGCCGCTACCTGGCACATCCTGGACGTCCGCGACCCGGCGATCGCCGAGAAGCTGCGCGGCGCCGACGTCGTCGTCCACCTGGCGCTCGACCTCGACCTGGAGTCCGACCCGGCCGCCCGCACGGCCTACAACGTGCGCGGCACCCAGACCGTCCTGACCGCCGCGGCCGCCGCCGGTGTCCACCGCGTCGTCCTGTGCACGTCCGCCATGGTCTACGGGGCGCTGGAGGACAACGAGCTGCCGCTGTCCGAGGACGCCGAGCTGCGCGCCACGGCCGAGGCGACCGGTGTCGGCGACCTCCTGGAGATCGAGCGGCTCGCCAAGCGCGCCCCGCGCGCGCACCCCGGCCTCAACGTCACCGTGGTGCGTCCCGCGGTGCTCGTCGGCGGCATGGACACGGCTCTCACCCGCTACTTCGAGTCGCCGCGCCTCCTCGTGGTCGCGGGCTCGCGTCCCGCGTGGCAGTTCTGCCACGTGGAGGACCTGTGCAGCGCCCTGGAGTACGCGGTCCTGGAGAAGGTCGAGGGGGAGCTGGCGGTCGGCTGCGAGGGCTGGCTCGAGCAGGAGGAGGTCGAGGAGCTCAGCGGCATCCGGCGCATGGAGCTGCCCTCGGCGGTGGCGCTCGGCGCCGCCGCCCGGCTGCACCGGATCGGCCTGACGCCCTCGCCCGCCGGGGACCTCGCCTACACGATGTACCCGTGGGTCGTGAGCGGCAGCCGGCTGCACGACGCCGGATGGCGGCCCGGATGGACCAACGAGGAGGTCCTCGCGGAGCTCCTGGAGGAGGTCGCCGGACGGCACACCGTGGCGGGCCGGCGGCTCGGCCGCAAGGACGCGACGGCGGCCGGCGCGGCCGGTGCGACGGTGGCGCTGCTGGGCGCGGCCGCGGCCGTGCGCCGGGTCCGCAAGGCGCGGCGCCGCATCTGA
- a CDS encoding AIM24 family protein, which translates to MQSPLFAYNEQQSQERYTVQNPQMLRVTLEGHDDILARKGAMVAYQGLMEFDGEVQTSGQRRSRARTGEGLDLMRCHGQGTVYLANLAQYIHIVDVEQDGLTVDSSYVLAMDSSLHHEVIAVDSQFGISGSGKYQLNITGRGKVALMTSGQPLMLQVTPDRYVNADADAIVAWSNGLRVQMQAQTHSSGVWRRRGNTGEGWELSFMGTGYALVQPSELLPPQNAVVGQGIAAQYGMGQQGARGQNQGNVWS; encoded by the coding sequence ATGCAGAGTCCGCTTTTCGCGTACAACGAGCAGCAGAGCCAGGAGCGCTACACGGTGCAGAACCCGCAGATGCTGCGGGTCACCCTGGAGGGCCACGACGACATCCTCGCCCGTAAGGGCGCGATGGTCGCCTATCAGGGGCTCATGGAGTTCGACGGCGAGGTCCAGACGTCCGGGCAGCGCCGCTCCCGGGCCCGGACGGGCGAGGGTCTCGACCTCATGCGCTGCCACGGGCAGGGCACCGTCTACCTGGCGAACCTCGCGCAGTACATCCACATCGTCGACGTCGAGCAGGACGGCCTGACCGTCGACAGCAGCTACGTGCTGGCCATGGACTCCTCGCTGCACCACGAGGTGATCGCCGTGGACAGCCAGTTCGGCATCTCCGGCTCCGGCAAGTACCAGCTCAACATCACCGGGCGCGGCAAGGTCGCGCTGATGACGTCCGGGCAGCCGCTGATGCTCCAGGTCACGCCGGACCGGTACGTCAACGCCGACGCGGACGCCATCGTCGCGTGGTCGAACGGGCTGCGTGTCCAGATGCAGGCCCAGACGCACTCCTCGGGCGTCTGGCGCCGCCGCGGCAACACGGGCGAGGGCTGGGAGCTCAGCTTCATGGGCACGGGCTACGCGCTCGTCCAGCCCAGCGAACTGCTGCCGCCGCAGAACGCGGTCGTCGGCCAGGGCATCGCCGCGCAGTACGGCATGGGCCAGCAGGGCGCCCGCGGCCAGAACCAGGGCAACGTCTGGAGCTGA